The sequence below is a genomic window from Hydractinia symbiolongicarpus strain clone_291-10 chromosome 10, HSymV2.1, whole genome shotgun sequence.
CAGGTTTACGGTGGGATGTAAAATCTCCGATTTATCAACACTAGAAGAAGAAACtgaaaaacttttaaagtttttaaggaGAAATAGAAGGCTTTTGGTCATCATTCttaacaaaaatgtattcacTGTATTATTATTTTCGAGGTTATTGAAATGGATTGCTGAAAAGTTAATAATAGTGTAACTCACCCTTAATAtgactaaaataaaaaacaacaactgtgtataaacaaataataaagacAATAGTATGTATatgaagtaaaataaaaatcgtttttaaaatccAAGCACATTAGTTTGCATACATCTGATTTCACTTTATATTTACAGGTTAATAAAGACAGGTTAACAATGCTGCCACTGTGTTTGTTGCTACTGTTCTTCACAGGAATGATATGTCTCTAACTATCTAAACGTTTCGATTTTTCAGCAACAATTGAATAACAACCacctataaaataaaagattaagAAGTAACTACAAACTCttgcaataataaaaatatggttCATATTGTCCATGCTTTACTTTATTTCATTCTGGTAAAAAAAGGCAAGCACTCACCTTCTATCAGTCTTTTTCTGGTTACCAACGTCACACTTTCTTCACATGTGCATTTTGACGCATTTGGTTCAaaccaaaataatttaaatgaaACACACATCATAACTTTATTCGGTGCAACTCTCCTGACCAGGTGGGTTTTAACATTGGTGGAAATGTCAAGACCAATAGATTCTGAAACTAATACTTCAGCGTCTTCTTGTGGAGTTTTACTTTTACAGAAACAATAACAATGCAcaaaaattttgttacattGGGTTAATGGTATGTCAAAGTTATCATATTTCTCCTTGAATACATCAAGAAAAGTAGGAGCTAAAGCAGGCAGGTTCATTACAATATGCTTTGTTACATTGTGACTTATAGAACAAAGTTCCTTGCATATAACCTGATTTAAAAATTCCCGACCATCCAtattaaaacatttaacatTCTCACTGACTTTATTTAGTTCAGCATTGTGCACCAGTGCTttataagaaaatttatttaaatcgtTGGCATAAACCACACATTTCTTTTTAGCTGCTGGAACAGCAAATGGTCCAACCCCTGCAAAAACATCGAAAACAACATCGTTTGGATTTAGTATTTCCACAATTCTTTGATGTTCGGTTTGTAGCCGAGAGTTCCAATAGACTGTAGAGTAATCAAACTTAAATACACAACCATGTTCCTGCACTGTTGCATACATATCGTCTTCACCAGCAAGTAGctccattttaaaaaatctaaaagtttCTTCAATAGAATTAGTTTTATTGACAACTGTTTTGATATTGGGATTCTTATCCAACAACAACGTACCtgcaaataaacaaaacattgaTATAAAACTATAGATTATCCTAAAACACTGTTTTGTGTTTTAACTAGTTCTTCACGCTTGTCACACATTAACTATTTAATCATTTTCCCAACGTTATAATCCCTCTACAAAAGCAACACAAGAACAACTTG
It includes:
- the LOC130613266 gene encoding tRNA (guanine(37)-N1)-methyltransferase-like; this translates as MLTPISPVDLILFMFYLCRFNSMDQNKKEEKKKQKKKDPVTNFTSLLPEGVRNMKELNRDMFTVSAVFPCIKCRPISCGKISSMFRHQLINRSNFKRIRDDRDSVEKSKIILLRPDIRSLDEFTTSQKSILDEEGATFTRHEIELTYKDFNLEEILKKVLPKNTEELVSSFETVGHIAHVNLKENLLDFKHLIGTLLLDKNPNIKTVVNKTNSIEETFRFFKMELLAGEDDMYATVQEHGCVFKFDYSTVYWNSRLQTEHQRIVEILNPNDVVFDVFAGVGPFAVPAAKKKCVVYANDLNKFSYKALVHNAELNKVSENVKCFNMDGREFLNQVICKELCSISHNVTKHIVMNLPALAPTFLDVFKEKYDNFDIPLTQCNKIFVHCYCFCKSKTPQEDAEVLVSESIGLDISTNVKTHLVRRVAPNKVMMCVSFKLFWFEPNASKCTCEESVTLVTRKRLIEGGCYSIVAEKSKRLDS